CGTCGAGGTCGTCGTCGTCCAGGTTATCGTACTGTCGCATAGCAAAGAGGGCAGTAGAGGGTAGAAAATGAGATTTTGGAGCGTAGGGCGAAGATACGGAAGGGGCCGAAATGGGTTGGGACCTTACGCCCGCCCGCCCTAAAAATAAGCGGCTAGGCCCGCAGCGCCACGCCGTGGTAGATTTCAGCCAGCGGCAGCATCAGGTCTAAATCAGGAATGGATAGCCCGGCCGCCAGCCCGGTAAAGCCTTGCACGTCAAGCCCGCCCTCCTCGGTGCGCGAGCCCAGCGACACCCGCGCCGCAAACTCCGTTATCAGCACCACGTGCTGCACCGTCGGAATAGCGTAATACGCCTCAAATACTTCCTGAAAATGCGGCGGCATGGGGTGGGGCAGCACCTTCACCAGCACCGTCGGGTTGAGCAGCGTATCGCGGTAGCCATCGGCCAGCCGCAGCACCTTGCCGCACACCAGCGCCACATCGGGATAAGTAAAAAGCCCGGCGCCCAGCGCGTGCAGGCGAGTCTCGCTGCCGAGCACCGCCCAGCCGCGGCCCGCTACCTGGCTAGCCAGCAGCAGCGCCGTATTCTCGGCAATGAGGGTATGCGCGGGCGTGGGCTCGGGCAGCGGAAAAATGTGGCCGTCGAGGTATTCGCGGCGGCCCGGGGCTAGCCGCTCGGCCGCCAGGTAGTTTTTTTCAGCGTCGCTAAGCATGGCGCAAGCTATTGAAAATCGGTAATGCGCACCTGGGCGTCGCAAAAGCCATACTCGGCCGGCACGTTGGACGATACTACTACCAGCCGGCTAGGGTCGCGCACCCGCACCACGTGCTCCAGGTACCAGGCCGCGCCCTGGGCGTCGAGGTTGGTGGTGGGCTCGTCGAGCAGCAGCAGCGGCGCGGCGGCATAAAGGGCCAGCCCCAGCTTGAGGCGCTGCTTCATGCCCGACGAAAACGTGCGCACCGCCTGGTGCCGCGCCTTGCGCAGGTACATGATGTCTACCAAATCGGTGATTGACACCCCCGGTCGCAGCGGCTTGAGCCGGGTGTGAAAGGCCAGCAGCTCCAGCAGGGTAAAGTCTTCGGGCAGCTCCAGATAAGGCGCGCAGTAAGCCAGCAGGCGCGGCACCTCCGCCACGGGCAGTGGCTGCCCGGCCAGCGAGTACGCAACCTGGCCTTCACTCGGCAATAGCTGCCCGGCCAGAATGCTGAGCAGCGTGCTTTTGCCCGCGCCGTTGGGGCCAAGGATGGCCGTGGCCGTGCCGGGCTGAAAATCGTGGCTGAGCTGCCGGAAAATCCATTGGCGGCCGTAGCGGCGACCCAGGTTTTGGGCATCGAGCCGCATTAGTCGGCGCCTTCTTCGGCCACGCTGCCGCGGCTAGGCCCTTTGATAATGCCGCGCGCGGCCGAGCGCACAAACTGCGTCACCTCGTCGCGCTCGGGCGAGGGCGGCAGCTCCACTTCGATGCGGCTCAGCGACTCGGTCATGGGCAGGCCGCTGAGGTACAGCGTGCGGTACATCTCGTGAATGCCGTTGACCTGCTCCTCGCTAAAGCCCCGGCGGCGCAGCCCCACCGAATTGACCCCGGCGTAGGTGAGCGGCTCGCGGGCGGCCTTTACGAAGGGCGGCACATCCTTGCGCACCAGCGAGCCGCCCGCGATAAAGGCGTGCGCCCCGATGTTGGTGAATTGATGAATAGCCGAGGTGCCGCCAATAATAGCCCAGTCGCCCACCTGCACGTGGCCCGCCATCTGGGTGGCATTCGAAATCACGATGTGGTCGCCCAGAATGCAGTCGTGCGCAATGTGCACGTAGGCTTGCAGCAGGCAGTGGCTGCCCACCACCGTGCGGCCCCGGTCCACGGTGCCGCGGTTCACGGTCACGCACTCGCGCAGCACGGTGTAGTCGCCGATGTGGGCGGTCGTCACTTCGCCGGCAAACTTCAAATCCTGCGGGATGCCCGACACCACCGCGCCCGGAAAAATCTGGCAGTTGGCGCCGATGCGCGCCCCGTCCATAATGGTCACGTTGGGCCCAATCCAGGTGTTTTCGCCAATCTCCACGTCGCCGTAAATAGTAGTAAACGGCTCGACGGTAACTCCCGGGGCTAGCCGGGCGGCGGGGTGGATATGGGCGAGGGGAGAAAGCATTTTTTCAATTATCAGTTATCAATGAACAATTATCACTGCCCAACTGGCAATCAGCAACGAGGTAGCACCAGCTAGCCAGCATTGCTAATTGTTCATTGCGCACTGATAATTGAAATCAGACGTTGTCTTTGCGCACAATGGCGGCGCTCATCTCGGCGTCGCACACCACTTTACCATTTACGAAGGCCTGGCCTTTCATCTTGGCAATGCCGCGCTTGATGGGCGCCGTGAGCTGGCAGTGAAAAATGACGGTGTCGCCGGGCAGCACCTTCTTGCGGAAGCGCGCATTCTCAATACCCAGGAAGTACTGCCAATAGTTCTCCGGGTCGGGCACGGTGTTCATCACCAAGATGCCGCCGGTCTGGGCCATCGCCTCAATCTGGAGCACGCCGGGCATCACCGGGTTGCCGGGGAAGTGGCCCTGAAAGAAAGGCTCGTTCATGGTGATGTTTTTGACGGCCGTCACCATCTGCGCGTCGAGGTGAATCACCTTGTCGAGCAGCAGGAAGGGGTAGCGGTGGGGCAGCACCTGCATAATGCGGTTGATGTCCATCACCGGCTCGCGGCTAGGGTCATACACCGGCACGGCGCTGGTGCGGTCCTCCAGCATCTTCTTTTTGATGCGCTTGGCGAAGGCCACATTGGCGGCGTGGCCGGGCCTGGCGGCCAGAATCTGGCCCTTCAGCGGGCGGCCCACCAGGGCGAGGTCGCCCACGAGGTCGAGCAGCTTGTGGCGGGCCGGCTCGTTTTTGTGGCGCAGGTCCACGTTGTTCAAAATGCCCTCCTTCTTCACCGATACCTTGGGCTTGCCCAGCATGGCGGCCAGCTCATCCAGCTCGTCTTCGCTCACCACGCGGTCTACCACCACGATGGCATTGCTCAAATCGCCGCCCTTGATGAGGTTCGACTTGTACAAGTGCTCCAGCTCGTGCAGAAAGCAGAAGGTGCGCGAGCTGGAAATCTCGTCGCTAAACTGCTTGATGTCGGTGAGCGTGGCGTGCTGCGAGCCCAGCACCGGCGAGTTGTAGTCGACCATCACCGTGAGGCGGTAATCGGCCAGCGGCAGGGCCGCGATTTCCACGCCCCGCGCGTTGTCGATGTAGCGGATGGTATCCGGAATCTCGTAGTAGTTGCGCAGCGCGTTCTGCTCCTCAAAGCCCACTTCGTTCAGGGCCTTAATAAACTCAAACGACGAGCCGTCCATGATGGGCGGCTCGGGGCCGCTGAGCTGAATGAGCACGTTGTCGAGCTGCAGGCCCACCAGGGCGGCCAGCGTGTGCTCCACGGTATTAATGCGGGCGCCGTTTTGCTCGATAGTGGTGCCGCGCGAGAGGTCCACCACGTTGTCAACGTCGGCATCCACGAGGGGCTGGCCGGGCAAATCGACGCGCTGAAACTTGTAGCCGTGGCCCACCGGGGCGGGGCAGAAGGTCATGGTAGCCTCGGCGCCGGTATGCAGCCCGATGCCCCGCACCGTCACGGGGGCCTTGATAGTGTGTTGTTTATCGTTCATTTTTCGAGTTGTCAGTTGTTAGTTGTCGGTTGTCAGGCGAGTGAGCGTCGAGTGAGTAGTCGGCTGAAAAACAGGTAGTTTAAGCCTATTCTAGTCCTACTGACAACGGGTAACTAACAACTGACAACTAGCAACTGACAACTAAGCCGGTGCAAAGCTAAGACTTATCCGGCGCTGGCTGGCTTTTTTCGAGTGCCACGAGGCGGCGCTCCAGCTCGGGCAGGCGTCGGTACACGGCCGTGGCCCGCTGGCTATCCTTCAGGCCAAAGGCCGGGTAGCCTTGCAGCACCTGGCCTTCTTTGGTTGATTTCTGCACGCCGCTCTGGGCCGTGATGGTGGTGCGGTTGGCGAGGGCAATGTGGCCCACAATGCCCACCTGCCCGGCCAGCACGCAGTAGTCGCCCACCTTAGCCGAGCCCGAAACACCAGTTTGGGCCGCGATAACGGTGTGCTGGCCCACTTCCACATTGTGGGCAATCTGCACGAGGTTATCGATTTTGGTGCCCTGGCGAATGAGCGTGCTGCCCATGGTGGCGCAGTCCACGGTGGCATTGGCGCCGATGCTCACGTCGTCTTCGAGCACCACGTTGCCAATCTGCGGAATGGCCTTGTACGAGCCGTCAGCCTGGGGCGCGAAGCCGAAGCCATCGGTACCCACTACCGCGCCCGCCTTGATGACGCAGCGCTGGCCAATAACGGTGTCGGCGTAAATCTTAGCCCCGGCGTGGATAATAGAATTAGCCCCGACGCGCACCCGGTCGCCGATGTAAGCGTGCGGAAAAATGAGCACGTTCTCGCCAATGACGCAATGCTCGCCCACGTAGGAAAACGCGCCCCGGTAGTGGCCCGGCCCGATGGTCGAGCTTTCGCCCAGAAAGCTGGGCTGCTCGACGCCGCGCTTGCCCATGCGCGTGGCCTGCGCATAAAACTCGAGCAGCTTAGTGAAGGCCGAGTAGGGGTCGGCCACCCGGATGAGGCTAGCGGCCACGGCTTGGCGCAGTGGCAGCTCGGGGCTGACAATCACGGCCGTAGCGCGGGTGGTGTACAAAAACTGCTCGTACTTGGCATTTGCCAGGAATGCGAGCGCGCCGGGCCCGGCTTCTTCAATCTTTGCCAGGCTCGATACGGTGGCTTCGGCGTCGCCTTCCACGGCGCCGCCCACCACCTGGGCAATCTGACCAACGGTGAACTTCATAGGCCGGCAAAAGTACGGGCCGGGCGCTTACCGGATAGCGGCCAGCGGCTGGCCAAAATAGGCGGCTAGCCGCTCGTGCAGCAGGGCCACTAGCGCCGGGTCTGCAAAGCAATAGTCATCGAGAATGCGCAGGTTCACGATGGGCTTGCCGCGCAGCGCGGGCCCAAATTTGGCGCGCAGACGGTCAGCGTGCTTTTTCTCCATCACGAGGATGACGTCGGCCCAGCCCAGGTGGCCGGCCGCCACCCGCACCCGTGCCCCCGGCTCGGTGCCCGCCGAGCGGGCCAGCAGGTGCGGATGGTCGGCAAAAAGCCCCTCGGCGGTGAGGCTGCGCCAGCGGTTCTGGCTACAAACGAACAGGAGCTGGCGGGGCGCGGCAGGTGAGTGCGCGGGCAAATTTTCGATAAGCAAAAAATAAGGGCTAGCGACTAGTTGCTGCAGGCTTAAGTGGCTGGGCAGCCACGCCCTGAGTCGTGATTTTAACGGGCAGAATGTGGCCCTGCTTGTCAAAATGCAGCTCGTCGATGCACACCACGCGGTGGTTGCCGTCGGGGTCGCCGAGCGGGTGGCGGTGGTACACGATGTACCAGCGGTCGGTGCCCGGCACGTTGAGGATGGAGTGGTGGCCGGCACCGGTGCCCACCTTCAGGTCCTGCTGCAAAATCTTGCCTTCCCGCCGAAACGGGCCAAACGGCGAGCTGCCCACGGCGTAGGCCACCGAGTAGTCGGGGCCGGTCCAGCCGCCCTCGCTCCACATGAAGTAGTACTTGCCCTGGCGCCGGAACATCAGCGGCCCTTCAACATACTTCTCGGGGGTAATTGACTTGAACGTGGTGCCATCCGGGAAGGGCACGAAGCCGGTAAAATCGTCCTTGAGCTGGGCGATGTTGCAGTGCTGCCAGCCGCCGTAAAGGAGGTAATACTTGCCATCGCCGTCCCTGAATACGAACTGGTCGATGGGCTGGGCGCCGTTTTCGATGGTGCCCACCAGCGGGTGCCCCAGCAGGTCTTTGAAGGGCCCGGCCGGCTGGTCAGCCACCGCCACGCCGATGCCGCCCGGCGGCTCGTTGGGCTTCTCGGGGTGATAGTCATTAGCCCCGAAAAAGAGGTAGTACTTGCCACCCTTGGCCACGATGGCGGGCGCCCACAGGGCGCGGTGTGCCCACTTCACGGCCGCCGTGTCGATGATGCGCGGGTGCTTGGTCCAGTGCACCAGGTCGGGCGAGGAGAAGGCGTCGAGGTACACCTGCTCGTTAAACGGCGCCGAGTAGGTGGGGTAAATCCAGTACTGCGAGCCGAAAATGGCCGCCTCCGGGTCGGCGTACCAGCCAGGAAAGACGGGGTTGCCGGCACGGGCGGCGGGCTGGGCGGGCCGCTGGGCCAGGGCCGCCTGGCAGGCTAGGCCACCGGCCAGCGAAAGCAGCGCTTTTTTCAAAG
The genomic region above belongs to Hymenobacter sp. BRD128 and contains:
- a CDS encoding ATP-binding cassette domain-containing protein; translation: MRLDAQNLGRRYGRQWIFRQLSHDFQPGTATAILGPNGAGKSTLLSILAGQLLPSEGQVAYSLAGQPLPVAEVPRLLAYCAPYLELPEDFTLLELLAFHTRLKPLRPGVSITDLVDIMYLRKARHQAVRTFSSGMKQRLKLGLALYAAAPLLLLDEPTTNLDAQGAAWYLEHVVRVRDPSRLVVVSSNVPAEYGFCDAQVRITDFQ
- a CDS encoding bifunctional UDP-3-O-[3-hydroxymyristoyl] N-acetylglucosamine deacetylase/3-hydroxyacyl-ACP dehydratase, whose product is MNDKQHTIKAPVTVRGIGLHTGAEATMTFCPAPVGHGYKFQRVDLPGQPLVDADVDNVVDLSRGTTIEQNGARINTVEHTLAALVGLQLDNVLIQLSGPEPPIMDGSSFEFIKALNEVGFEEQNALRNYYEIPDTIRYIDNARGVEIAALPLADYRLTVMVDYNSPVLGSQHATLTDIKQFSDEISSSRTFCFLHELEHLYKSNLIKGGDLSNAIVVVDRVVSEDELDELAAMLGKPKVSVKKEGILNNVDLRHKNEPARHKLLDLVGDLALVGRPLKGQILAARPGHAANVAFAKRIKKKMLEDRTSAVPVYDPSREPVMDINRIMQVLPHRYPFLLLDKVIHLDAQMVTAVKNITMNEPFFQGHFPGNPVMPGVLQIEAMAQTGGILVMNTVPDPENYWQYFLGIENARFRKKVLPGDTVIFHCQLTAPIKRGIAKMKGQAFVNGKVVCDAEMSAAIVRKDNV
- the lpxA gene encoding acyl-ACP--UDP-N-acetylglucosamine O-acyltransferase, producing MLSPLAHIHPAARLAPGVTVEPFTTIYGDVEIGENTWIGPNVTIMDGARIGANCQIFPGAVVSGIPQDLKFAGEVTTAHIGDYTVLRECVTVNRGTVDRGRTVVGSHCLLQAYVHIAHDCILGDHIVISNATQMAGHVQVGDWAIIGGTSAIHQFTNIGAHAFIAGGSLVRKDVPPFVKAAREPLTYAGVNSVGLRRRGFSEEQVNGIHEMYRTLYLSGLPMTESLSRIEVELPPSPERDEVTQFVRSAARGIIKGPSRGSVAEEGAD
- the lpxD gene encoding UDP-3-O-(3-hydroxymyristoyl)glucosamine N-acyltransferase; this encodes MKFTVGQIAQVVGGAVEGDAEATVSSLAKIEEAGPGALAFLANAKYEQFLYTTRATAVIVSPELPLRQAVAASLIRVADPYSAFTKLLEFYAQATRMGKRGVEQPSFLGESSTIGPGHYRGAFSYVGEHCVIGENVLIFPHAYIGDRVRVGANSIIHAGAKIYADTVIGQRCVIKAGAVVGTDGFGFAPQADGSYKAIPQIGNVVLEDDVSIGANATVDCATMGSTLIRQGTKIDNLVQIAHNVEVGQHTVIAAQTGVSGSAKVGDYCVLAGQVGIVGHIALANRTTITAQSGVQKSTKEGQVLQGYPAFGLKDSQRATAVYRRLPELERRLVALEKSQPAPDKS
- a CDS encoding Uma2 family endonuclease, with protein sequence MLSDAEKNYLAAERLAPGRREYLDGHIFPLPEPTPAHTLIAENTALLLASQVAGRGWAVLGSETRLHALGAGLFTYPDVALVCGKVLRLADGYRDTLLNPTVLVKVLPHPMPPHFQEVFEAYYAIPTVQHVVLITEFAARVSLGSRTEEGGLDVQGFTGLAAGLSIPDLDLMLPLAEIYHGVALRA
- a CDS encoding low molecular weight protein tyrosine phosphatase family protein, with the translated sequence MLIENLPAHSPAAPRQLLFVCSQNRWRSLTAEGLFADHPHLLARSAGTEPGARVRVAAGHLGWADVILVMEKKHADRLRAKFGPALRGKPIVNLRILDDYCFADPALVALLHERLAAYFGQPLAAIR
- a CDS encoding glycoside hydrolase family 43 protein — encoded protein: MSLKKALLSLAGGLACQAALAQRPAQPAARAGNPVFPGWYADPEAAIFGSQYWIYPTYSAPFNEQVYLDAFSSPDLVHWTKHPRIIDTAAVKWAHRALWAPAIVAKGGKYYLFFGANDYHPEKPNEPPGGIGVAVADQPAGPFKDLLGHPLVGTIENGAQPIDQFVFRDGDGKYYLLYGGWQHCNIAQLKDDFTGFVPFPDGTTFKSITPEKYVEGPLMFRRQGKYYFMWSEGGWTGPDYSVAYAVGSSPFGPFRREGKILQQDLKVGTGAGHHSILNVPGTDRWYIVYHRHPLGDPDGNHRVVCIDELHFDKQGHILPVKITTQGVAAQPLKPAATSR